One segment of bacterium DNA contains the following:
- a CDS encoding carbohydrate ABC transporter permease → MILFVGVAIALVPFLYVVSTSFKESTSLFSYPPDWIPSPVFWGNFRSLFADHPFAQWTFNTLFVSGAVTALKLWFDSMAGYALAKMEFAGRRGIALLLLLSVAIPISALIIPMFFVVRYLGLLNTYWALILPPLANPLGIFMARSFIVGIPDDLEASARLDGASEFTIYRKIVLPLVRPGLVVLGMFTFMLQYTSFIWPLIAVQDSDRQVLAVGISGLQSAFLQDWGLLSAGMLAAAIPITVVFLLVQRAFVFNDLSGALKE, encoded by the coding sequence GTGATCCTGTTCGTCGGCGTGGCCATCGCCCTGGTGCCCTTCTTGTACGTCGTGTCCACCTCGTTCAAGGAATCGACATCGCTGTTCAGCTATCCGCCTGACTGGATCCCGTCACCGGTCTTTTGGGGCAACTTCCGGTCGCTTTTTGCCGACCATCCGTTTGCTCAGTGGACCTTCAACACCCTGTTCGTGTCGGGCGCGGTGACCGCTTTGAAGCTGTGGTTCGATTCCATGGCGGGCTATGCATTGGCCAAGATGGAGTTCGCCGGCCGGCGCGGCATCGCTCTCCTCCTCTTGCTGTCGGTTGCGATCCCCATCTCGGCGTTGATCATTCCGATGTTCTTCGTGGTGCGCTACCTCGGGCTGTTGAACACCTACTGGGCGCTGATACTGCCGCCGCTGGCGAACCCGCTGGGGATCTTCATGGCCCGCAGCTTCATTGTCGGGATCCCCGACGATCTGGAGGCGTCAGCACGCCTCGACGGCGCTTCAGAGTTCACGATCTATCGCAAGATCGTCTTGCCTCTGGTCCGGCCCGGTTTGGTGGTGCTCGGCATGTTCACGTTCATGTTGCAGTACACCTCGTTCATCTGGCCCCTCATCGCTGTCCAGGACTCCGACCGGCAAGTGCTGGCCGTGGGCATCTCTGGACTTCAGAGCGCGTTCTTGCAGGACTGGGGTCTGCTCTCGGCGGGCATGCTGGCCGCCGCCATCCCTATCACGGTCGTGTTCTTGCTCGTGCAAAGGGCGTTCGTGTTCAACGACCTCTCCGGCGCACTCAAGGAATAG
- a CDS encoding sugar ABC transporter substrate-binding protein, producing the protein MQITHNGGILMSSSNSNRQPSSGRLWRVIAVILACALVAAACGNDDDPGGASVPAAPEVGDSSSEPVGDSDGMAEDSSTPAPTAEPEPELSGTIGFIKGPHSAMEVEFNDQIIADFNAQVAPDVEVEFSTYDWPVHVAELTTLFASGSPPDVQYLVDLIYPAFAEQGVLHDMTDLVNDPDWAEERAKISQFAWDLAEQQGGTWGVPTLGAVYNIFINETLLEEAGLLDSWDDSYESMLAAAEALTTDEVFGFGARTSAADFAWWDWYPYIHNAGGDVLSDDWTECGLVGQDVVDAMQFLIDIHTAGVTPAIGSVDNQGLFDLFAAGRIAILHHETPNIVALNENPPDFEWTVAAAPPGPQGHTVMGNFGILSIAEASDNKEAAWEFIKHWASAPQVGRFAEQVSLQVVRTDIIDDLFADNPAMQKVQSELVPRVQGLQPHPQILEALQAAWPVVEDAFRGNRTGEEAIAGMCEAIDGVLAG; encoded by the coding sequence GTGCAAATAACGCACAACGGAGGGATTTTGATGTCTAGCAGTAACAGCAACCGTCAACCGTCTTCAGGGCGCCTTTGGCGCGTGATCGCGGTTATTTTGGCGTGCGCGCTCGTCGCCGCCGCATGTGGAAACGACGACGATCCAGGTGGCGCGTCCGTTCCGGCCGCACCGGAGGTTGGCGACAGCTCGTCTGAGCCGGTTGGCGATTCTGATGGAATGGCAGAAGACAGCTCGACACCCGCTCCGACGGCTGAGCCGGAACCAGAGCTGTCTGGAACGATCGGCTTTATCAAGGGACCGCATTCGGCGATGGAGGTGGAGTTCAACGACCAGATCATCGCCGACTTCAATGCCCAGGTAGCGCCCGACGTCGAAGTGGAGTTCTCAACCTATGACTGGCCCGTCCATGTGGCTGAGCTGACGACGCTGTTTGCGAGCGGCTCGCCGCCCGACGTGCAGTATCTGGTCGATCTCATCTATCCGGCGTTCGCTGAACAGGGTGTTTTGCACGACATGACAGACTTGGTGAACGATCCCGACTGGGCCGAGGAGCGGGCCAAAATCAGTCAGTTCGCGTGGGATCTCGCCGAACAGCAAGGCGGTACGTGGGGAGTGCCCACCCTCGGCGCGGTCTACAACATCTTCATAAATGAGACGCTTCTTGAAGAGGCGGGTTTGCTCGACAGTTGGGACGACTCCTATGAGTCGATGCTCGCTGCTGCCGAAGCGCTCACAACCGATGAGGTCTTCGGCTTCGGGGCGCGCACTTCCGCGGCTGACTTTGCCTGGTGGGATTGGTACCCCTACATCCACAATGCGGGCGGTGACGTGTTGTCCGACGATTGGACTGAGTGCGGCTTGGTCGGCCAGGACGTCGTCGACGCTATGCAGTTCCTGATCGACATCCACACCGCGGGCGTCACGCCGGCAATCGGTTCAGTAGACAACCAGGGCCTGTTCGACCTGTTCGCCGCAGGGCGCATCGCGATCCTCCACCACGAAACGCCGAACATCGTAGCGCTGAACGAGAACCCGCCGGACTTCGAGTGGACGGTGGCCGCGGCACCCCCCGGCCCGCAAGGCCATACGGTGATGGGCAACTTCGGGATCTTGAGCATCGCGGAGGCGAGCGACAACAAAGAAGCGGCTTGGGAGTTCATCAAGCATTGGGCATCTGCGCCGCAGGTTGGACGATTCGCGGAGCAGGTGAGTTTGCAAGTTGTCCGCACTGACATCATCGACGATCTTTTCGCCGACAATCCGGCGATGCAGAAGGTGCAATCCGAGTTGGTGCCCCGAGTCCAAGGGCTCCAGCCTCACCCTCAGATCCTCGAAGCGCTCCAGGCCGCCTGGCCGGTGGTTGAAGACGCCTTCCGCGGGAACCGGACCGGCGAGGAAGCCATCGCCGGGATGTGTGAGGCAATCGACGGCGTTCTCGCCGGATAG
- a CDS encoding sugar ABC transporter permease: MTHIDAGLTGAQMTLSPEEHRRLAKRYRRRTTLTAYAFLGPNLVAFVVFLLIPVVWLLVSTFRTGGVLGPAEFVGLDNWRDTFSDPLARTSIRNTVLYSAMAIPAVFIIAMILALALHAIPRGGAPIRVALYLPTLQPAVVAAFIFTFVLHPDFGVINYAVRWLGGDPVNFLGDTTLALPTIAGIEVWRGTGFWTMMFLAGLTALPGELYHAAELDGAGAIRRFIRLTLPLLRPTFYFAVIFATIVNLQLFDSVFALTDGGPVNSTVSVSLYIYRSLFLFGDIGFGATLSFLLVITVLLLTGLQTYLLRDRK, from the coding sequence ATGACGCACATCGACGCAGGCCTCACCGGTGCGCAGATGACGCTGTCGCCGGAAGAACACCGCCGACTCGCCAAGCGCTACCGGCGACGCACCACACTCACCGCTTACGCCTTCTTGGGGCCGAACCTTGTGGCGTTTGTGGTGTTTCTCCTGATTCCGGTCGTATGGCTCCTCGTGTCCACGTTCAGGACCGGGGGCGTGCTTGGCCCTGCTGAGTTCGTCGGGCTCGACAACTGGCGCGACACCTTTTCTGACCCGCTGGCCAGAACGAGTATCCGAAACACGGTGCTCTACAGCGCGATGGCGATTCCCGCCGTGTTCATCATCGCCATGATCCTCGCGCTGGCGCTGCATGCCATACCCCGCGGCGGTGCGCCGATCCGCGTCGCCCTGTACCTCCCGACGCTTCAGCCCGCGGTCGTGGCTGCGTTCATCTTCACCTTCGTGCTGCATCCCGACTTCGGGGTCATCAACTATGCCGTTCGGTGGCTCGGCGGCGACCCGGTCAACTTTCTGGGCGACACGACGCTCGCGCTTCCGACGATCGCCGGGATCGAGGTGTGGCGCGGGACCGGATTCTGGACGATGATGTTCCTCGCGGGCCTGACGGCTCTGCCGGGCGAGCTCTACCACGCGGCCGAGCTTGACGGGGCTGGCGCGATACGGCGATTCATCCGCCTGACGCTTCCCCTGCTGCGCCCGACGTTCTATTTCGCCGTGATATTCGCCACAATCGTCAACCTCCAACTCTTCGACTCTGTTTTCGCGCTCACCGATGGAGGTCCGGTCAATAGCACGGTCTCGGTGTCGCTGTACATCTACCGGAGTCTGTTCCTGTTCGGCGACATCGGCTTCGGCGCGACGCTGTCCTTCCTGCTCGTCATCACTGTGCTGTTGCTGACGGGACTTCAGACCTACCTGTTGCGAGACCGCAAATGA